The Dyadobacter sp. 676 DNA window CAGAGCTATTTCAATGTAATCCACATGAAACTCGCTGCGGACAAGTCTGTGGCCGACCTCATGCCCGCGGTGGAGGCTATTTTTCGTCGCTATAACCCCGATTATCCCTTCGAATACCATTTTGTGGACGAAGATTACGCCCGCAAATTCGAAGATACCCGGCGGGTCGCGAAGTTGACCGGCATATTTGCAGGTCTCACCATTTTTATATCCTGTCTCGGCCTATTCGGTCTTGCGGCCTACATGGCCGAAAACCGTGTCAAGGAAATCGGCGTGCGAAAAGTATTGGGGGCTTCGGTGACGAGTATCGCGGCCTTACTTTCGAGCGAGTTTATGGCGCTGATTATAATTTCGATCGTCATTGCAACGCCGGTCGCCTGGTATGTTATGAACCTTTGGCTCAACGACTTCGAATACCGCACGGGCATCCAGTGGTGGATATTTGCAGTATCCGGCCTGCTTGCCATTGTGGTGTCGTTGCTCACTGTCAGCTACCAGGCAATCCGCGCGGCACTGCTTAATCCGGTGAAGAGTCTTCGCAGCGAATAACATCGGCGGCATGCGTCATTCGGAGCTGATCTTCCCCTGCAGTACGAGGATCAGCTCCTGCTGCGTTTGTATAAGCTGGTGAAGCACATGGCTATCTCCCGGCGGAATATGTTTTTTTGTAAATTTTACCTTGTGCAGACTCAACAGCGTTTCAATATCCGTTTCGAGTATCAGGGCAATCTCCGCGAGCCGGCCTATCGTGATCGACTCCTGCTCCTCGTTTTCCAGTTGCCGGTAACGCTGCTTTGAAATATGCAGCCGCGTGGCGACATATTCCTGCGAGTACCCCAGACGGTTACGCGCCAAACGTATATTATCTCCGATAGGTATTTTTTCATCTTTCATAGGGTGCCACTGACAAATGTTTTTGGAGAATAACACGTTTACGCCCTGACAATCCTATCCCAACTTTTCTATCGGCAATCGTCAATTATCCAGCACAGCTTCCGCCTTCTACTTGCCGGAATGACTAGTCAAAAGTATACCCTGGCTGGTTCTTAACCACCGGAGATATCATCACAGTTCGATGTTTTTCAGGCTATTTGCGCTTGTATTTAGTACAAAACAAAAACAGCACAACATATATGAATAGATTTTTATTACTGGCTTTTTACTGCCTTTGGGTATCGTGCATCTCTGTCGATGCTCAGCCGATTTACAATCAGAAAAATATCACACAAGATGTGCTGACAGAGCACTACGACAACCCTGTGCCCATGCAAGTTATGGAGTACTCCACTGATCAAAACGGGACCATTATCGAAAGGCGATTAGAAATTTTACCCGAAAATGGTTTACCCTCGGCCCGCGTTAGAATTATCAACGATCAGTTTGAAGAAATTCCCCTTGTAAATCAGCCACCATTTGACGCATTATTTGACAATGGGCTATTTGATATTCAGCATTGCGTTGATGCTGCGACGCTGCTTTTCGGAACGGAAGTCGCATTGAAAGTGATCAAGGATAAGTTTGGCTGGTCGGGATTAGACAACCAGGGTGTAAATGGCAAGGCTATTATATGGAATATCATGGCTCCGAACAGTCCCTCAATTATCGCTTCGCCTTATTATAGCCTAATCAGCAAGGAATTTAATTACCTGACTAATGGAACCGAAGCTGATAAATTAACCCATATCGAAGCCGTTACCCATGAGCTGGTTCATGGCATTATCAATGCGAAAATAGGGGACGAAAACTCTCTTGGACTTGACCCTTGTGGCGAAAGAAAAGTGGTTGCCGAAGCGCTCTGTGATATCCTTGGACTTTATGTCCGAAATGAATACGAACAAAACTCACCGGCACTTTATATTTGGACCCTTTCACAAGGATACATTTTTCCGGGGAGGTCGTTTGATAATCCTAATAGCAACGGACAACCGGACACGTATTATGGAAGCTATTATGCGAATAGCTGTCCGGGAAACGGTACTTTTATAGAGCACCAGAATGCAACCGTAATTGATCATTGGTATTATCTATTAGCCAGTGGTACGGTCGGGACCGAGACGAACGACCTTGGCTACTCGTACAAATTCAATGGAATTGGCGTCAACAAAGCGATCCAAATTGTATGGAAGTGCCTGGACTATATTGGCAAACACACCAGTTTCTCCGATTTAAAAAAGGCTTCGCTTACAATAGCTGAGCAACTCTACGGCCTGCATTCCATCGAATATCTGGCAGTTGTAGACGCATGGTGCGCGGTAGGCATTTGCGAGAACAACCTTGGCCCGTTTTACATGTCACCGGCGCATGGAGCCGCGGGTGTTGAACCTTGGCCAGGCGTAAAGGTGAATGTCATTTGGGAAGGCAAGCCTGTCACAAAATGGGAAGTGCAAATGGATACGGATATCGCCTTCTCCAATCCTCAAACGGTTGTGATCACTAATTTCACCACTGTTATCAACCCCGATGGTGGAGCAGCCTACTCAGGTTTTGCGACCGGCTACTTTGCGCCTGGTGAGCGCGTATACGCGCGTGCACGTATCATCGAAGCTGAGCCCGATTTCTGTAAAGGGTACAATCCACTTTGCGTCCTTTACCAGCAATATGGTCCGGCTCACGCCTTTACACTTGATGACAAAAAAGTCCAGTTTTGGCACCTATTGCCCCTTAATTACTGGACTGCGAACCCCTGGAATAGCCCGACGATCCAATGGAAGTCAGTGCCGAACGCTCAACAATACACCTTTGAGGTATCTGAGGACGATGCCTTTACCAAAATTATCTACACCGAAACTGTTCCGTCCAGTGGAAATTTCAGCGAATCAGGGACAATCAGTACCGTCCTGGAAGCCGGAACGACGCTTTTCACCCGCGTGAGGGCGGAGAATGCTAACAGTCCGCAGGTTATCGAAAACGTCGGAGAATGGTCGGATATGGATACGATTAAGGTGATGTTTCCACGAACTTCGGTATACCAGGCGCTGAACCAAATGCCTGGCGACCCGCCTACGGCCGTTAGCACTCTCGGTTTTTGGGTTGGGTGGTTACCCTACCCGGGCACCAGCCATTATGTCATCCAGATTGCTACCGATCCTGCATTTGCCAACATTGTCCGTACGCAGAATGCTGCCGGGAATTTGACTGCGGTCGAAATGCTATTGCCCGCCGCGCCTGATAAAAGCAACTTTTTTGTGCGCGTCCTTCCGCAGAAGGGCAGTGTTTTCGGGGTGTGCGACCATGTGTGGCGCATCCAGACGGACGGGCATGCCGTTCTTCCGAAGATGAAAGGGCCGCCAAACGGTTCAGTTTTCCCTTTCAACGCATTTGCCGCCACATTCGAATGGCAGGGCGGATCCCTAAACCTTAATCTGGTTAAAGGTTTCGAATTCCATTTTAAAAAGAAAAACTCCAACCTCACTTCAATCTTTCCGACCGGCAAGGTTTTCGACATTTTGATCAAGGACCCTTTGCTCTTCGATAATCCACAGGGCTTTGAAGTGGCCGTATTAGCCGTTAATGAGCTGGGTGCCAAGTCGGCATTGTCTGCCCCATTCAGTTATACCATCTGTCCTGATCATCCTGCCGTATTCTTCCCCGGTGACCTGGGCAAAGTCGATCCTACCCTCGATTTCAACGTTCAATGGCATCACAGCGCCTCGTTTCCACCGGGAAGTCAGTACCTGGTTACGATTATGGAAGGTGTAACGCCACTACCCGGCTTTAATAATAAGCCTACTACACAAAATTTCATGCTCGTGCCAGCGGGTAAGCTAACAAACGGAAAGAGTTATACGGTCACCGTCAAGAATTCGTCCTCGTGCGCCGGAATTCTATTGCCGAAAACGTTCTTCAATGCGGTGGGATCGGGAGGCTCGAATCAACCGCAACCGCCAAAGCTAGTCGACTTCCAGATCGACCTTAAAGGCTTTCGAAACGATCCCGACGGCACGGTATTCCCGCCTGAATTTGGCACTTCCAACTATGAAATTGGCATAGAACTCTTCGATCCCAACGGTACGCCGCTCGGCCTTCACGACCCAACAAATGGTAATGCGGTGACATACCTGGAAGTGGATTCTCAAAATTCCGGTGTAATCCTGGTTGGGGATCAAAAGCCGCAAGGCAAATACAAACTGAGGCTGAAAATGAAGGCCATTTTCGATCCGCTCCTCTATTATCCGTTCGACCAGCCATGGTTTTCTGTATCACTCAATGGACAAGTGATTGTTAGCAAGCACATTATTACCGTAGACTTTGTCGATCCGGCTTCACTTTTTAATGAATGGCAGGTTGGATTCCAGTTTGCGGATATTGTATTGGACGTTAAATGACAGGACTTTCAAATATTGAACACACATCTATATGTATTATAACTATTCACGTAGAATTACCGCGGCTGCTCTCCTATTTCTTTTAAACAGCCTGGCCTCATTCGCGCAGCAAAAGAACGTCGACCGATCTATCATGACCTTTTACGACGGCCTGCAAACAATTCGTGTGCTGGAATACGTTGAACCTGCGCCCGGCACCAACAAAATTTATCGCTTGGAAACATTAGCTGAAAACGGCTTTCCGGCTATCGTCCTGACTTCGAACGTTCAAATGGGATACATCAAATTTGAAGATAAATTACCTTACGATAACGTATTCAACGATAATGCAAGCCCATTTACTAGTGCGGAAGGTGCGCAAACACTCTACTCATTTCAAAGCATCATGAAAGCCTTCGACTCGCGCTTTGGATGGAAAGGCATGGATGGAACGGGTACAGCTACTGTATATGCCATCATGGGTGATGCCCAAAAATATCCACTATCGGCCAGCGCTTCCTATACTACGAACGGAATATCTGACAATTTTCTTTTCATCAAGGAAGTAAACGGTGTGAAAAACTTCAATAACGGAATTGAAACAGTTGCGCATGAATTCCTTCACGCGATTATGCGGTATAAACGAGGCTTTGAGAACTATAACCCGGATAAATGTGCTGAGATGCACAGTATTGAAGAGGGGCTTGCCGATATTTTTGGGATTTATATTCACAATAAAGTGAAGCAAACGCCTCCACAAAATTTTGACTGGAAGTTCCAAGGATATAATGCGACACTAGCAAATCCCAAAGGGTTTCTCTTCCCCGATACATACAACGGCGAGTACTACAAAAACGACTGCCACCTCACATTCGCCCCACACCCGAACGGGGGTGTGTTGTACAAGTGGAGTTACTTGCTCAGCGAGGGGTTTCCGGGATCGGCGTATAATGACTTAGGTTACGGTTACTCAAACCTCACCGGAATAGGTATCGAAAAGTGCATTGAAATTCTTTGGCAAACGATCTCAAAAATTAAGAAATACACTACTTACCCGGCTCTTCGCACATACACCCTCGAAACAGCGGGACAACTCTACGGCCTCAATTCTACCGAGTATCTGGCCGTTCAGAATGCCTGGTGCGCAGTCGGTGTGTGTGACAATAACCTCCCGGCCTTCTCCATGTCTCCCGCCAATGCCACCAATTTCATCGACCCCTGGCCTACGGTGGATATCAATCTTACCTGGAAAAACAACAACCTGGTGCAGGAATGGGAAGTGCAAATGTCGCCCAAGTATGACTTTTCAGACAGCGTTCAAACGGTTAAGCTGACAAATTTTACAGCTGTTATAGGTCCTAACCAGACCCTCATGAGCACAGCTACGGCGAAAGGTTACTTCCATCCCGGCAAAAAGGTATATGCCCGCGCGAAAATCAGCCAGGCGGGAGCCAATTTTTGTAAGGGGCTTAATCCACTTTGTATTCTCTATCAAAAGTTTGGGCCGACGCATGCATTTGGGCTCAAAGATAAGAAAACTAATTTCTGGCCAGCGACTAAGTCCACTAGTGTAAAAGCCTGGAAAGGTCAAGTCACCTGGCAATGGGTTGATGACGCTGAACGCTACCGGTTGCAGGTAGCTAGTGATTCCATGTTTACCGCACTCGTTTACGACGGCATTGCCCCGTATACCGGCAATTTCATGGAAACGGGAGAAATCGGAACCGACCTTACCATTGGCCAAACCTATTACGCACGTGTCCGGGCCGAGAGACTCGATCTTCTGAAACTGAAAGACAACCATGGAGCGTGGTCCGATCCACTCGTCATCACCGCCTCGATGCCATCGACCGCGATCAGCCAGGCGAAAACTCAGAAACTGAATGATCCGCCGTTTGAAGTAGGAACCCTGGGTCGACAGGTCAACTGGGACCCGGTACCCGGCGCGTCGAATTTCGTCGTGCAGGTGGCAACAGATGATACATTTAATAGCATTATCTGGACAAAGACGGTGTCGGGGAATCTGGCGAGTACCACCATGCTATTTCCACCGTTAGCCAATCTGACAGACCTATTTGTGCGCGTGCTTCCGAAAAACGGTCCTATTTTCGGGGTATGCAGCAACGTTTGGCGCATTAAAGTGGATGAAGCCAAAGCCTTGGCATTAATGAAGGGACCGCCGAACGGAACTACCTTTCCATTCAAAGACTTTGGCGTGAATGTGATAGAATGGAAAAGCGGGACGCTTAACATGAATACTGTTGACTATTTTGAACTTGTCCTCACCAAAAAACCGTCCGGCGTCACAGCGACATTCCCCACTCAGGGTAAGAAATTTGATTTTCTCATTCAGGATCCGCTCTTATTGAATGACAACGGCTTACAGGCATCGGTGATTGCTGTGAATGCACTGGGCGCCAAAACTGCACAGTCACTCCCATTCGATTATAATATATGTCCGGACCACCCGGCTGTTTTCTTCCCCGGCGATTTGGGAAAGGTCGACCCTACCAAAGATTTTAAAGTCGAATGGTTTCCGAGCCAGTCATTTGCGGTTGGTAGCCAGTATTTGTTAACGATTAAAGACGGAGGAGTTGCGATACCGGGATTTAAAGACAAACCCACCACGAACCATTTTATGACTGTCCCCGCTGGTACACTTGTCAATGGTAAAAGCTATACGGTAACAGTCAGGAACTCGTCTTCATGCGCAGCGCTGCTGGTACCGTCGACATTCTTCACTGCCGTGGGTTCTGGCGGCTCTAACCAACCCCAGGCGCCCAAACTGGTGGATTTTACAATCGAAATCCAAGGATTCCGCAACGATCTGGATGGTTTGGCCTGGGAAACCTCCGACTACGTCCTCGGCATTGAACTGATTGATCCGGATGGTAATGTACTCGCGCTCATTGATCCGAATGGTGCCTCTGTTACACAACTGCTGGTGGATTCGGAAAACTCCGGTGTTGTAGCGAAGGGCAACGACAGGCCGGAAGGCAAGTATAAACTAAGGCTGAAAATGGTCAACATTTTCAACCCACTTGCCTACTATCCTTTCGATCAGCCGAGGTTTTCGGTTTTACTTAATGGACAACCGGTAATCAGTAATCACGTCATTACAGTCGATTTTGTAAACCCCGCCTCCCCATTTCACGAATGGCAAGTCGGGTTTCAGTTCGGTGACATTAATTTGGATATAAAGTAGGCTGCTAATCTCCACAACACTACAAACATGAAACACTTTACAATTGCCTCCTGTATAATTTTCATTTGCCTCGTCTGCCACGCCGGCTTTGCGCAAACCTTGTACAATCCTAAGAACGTAGACAAAACTGCATTGAGTTTTTTTGATGGCTCACAGACATTCCGTGCCCTCGAATATACAGTGAATCAGGATCCGCAGAGCGAAAAAGTTTATCGGTTGCAGACGTTACCGGAAAATGGATTTCCCGCTATTATGTTACAAGGAATTAATCAGGGAACATCGGTCCAGTTCGAAGACAAGCTACCATATGACGATCAATACACGGATAATCAAACTCCGTATTTGAGCACGGAAGCCGTTCAAATCTTCTCGGGATTTCAACGTGTGATGCAAACGTTTGATCAACGGTTCACGTGGAAAGGAAGCGACGGAACAGGAACAGTTCCCATTGATATCAGAATGAAGAATCAGTTTGAGACCGGCTCTAAAGGCCTTACATACTACTCTGGCAATGCCAATGGTGGATACTTCAATTTCGAGAGAAATCTGAACGACAACAAGCCATTTCAAATTACAATAGATGCGCTTGCTCATGAAATGACTCATTCCATCATCAGGTATAAGACAGGTATCTATTCAAAAAGAGATATCGAGTGCTCCGAATTCATTGCTATTAACGAAGGAATTTGTAACATCTTCGGCGTATATATCAGGAATAAAATCAACAATTCGACTCCTCAGAACTATCAATGGATAATGGCGCCCGAAGTGTTATCCCTGAACTTTGACATAGGCAATCCAAAAACGTATCTTCTCGCGGATACCTATCACGGTCAATACTACCCCGACTCCTGCGTGGGAGCCAACCCTTACAAGGCAAGCGGAGTCGCTTCGAGGTGGTTTTACCTGCTATCAGTCGGATTTCAGGGAACCGGCAAAAATGACTTGGGCTATACTTACGAAAACCTGGCGGGAATAGGTGTTGAAAAAGCTATTCAAATCATTTGGAATGTGATACCAGATCTGAAAGCTTATTCAAATTATTCTTCACTGAAAACATATACGCTTAATGCAGCTGAACTGCTCTATGGATTGAACTCAGCCGAATACCTGGCTGTCGAAGAAGCATGGTGTGCGGTTGGCGTGTGCGACAATAATTTTCCATTCTTCAAAATATATCCAGTCAACACAGCCTCCAATGTCGAACCCTGGCCCGGAGTAAAAATTAACTTTTCATGGGATGATGACCCACGCGTAAAAGAAGTGGAAGTGCAAATGTCCCGCAAATATGACTTTTCGGACAATCCTCAGATAATCAAAGTAAGCAATTTCGACAAGCTTTTTAAGCCGGGAGGAGGCGTAGTATATACGGGAAACGCTGTCGGATCTTTCCTTCCGGACGAAACCATATTTGTAAGAGCAAAAATCACAGAAGCCGACGCAAACTTTTGTAGAGGTGTGAACCTATTATGCCAGTTATATCAGCAATATACACCGACAAACGCCCTTATTTTAAGCGACAAAAAAAGCGGAATTTTGGCATGGAGTTCCCGGTGTCGGGTTTATCGGCAATGCATGGAATAATCCCCAGATTCAATGGAAACCGGTGGCAGGTGCGGAGAAATATAGCTTTCAGATTGCCAAGGAAAAAGATTTTATCAATATCGTCGATTCGGAGAGTACTAACCATACCGGAAGCTTTCCGGAATCAGGCACCATCATGGCTAATGCGCTGGAACCAGACAAGTATTACTATATACGTGTCCGTGCCGGAAGGAACAACCCTTTTAACAACGTGGGAGCGTGGTCAAAGACCGACAGTATAAAGGTGCATACACCTCCCACAAGCGTTTTGCAAGCCCTCAACCAAAAACCTAACGACCCACCCACCATCGTAAGTTCCCTGGGCTTCGGCGTTGATTACTATACAGCGCCCGGTGCAGCTCAATACCTTGTGCAAGTTGCCACAGACGATGCGTTTGCAAACATAGTCCGGTCACAGGTTGCTCCCGGAAATGTAACGAACGCATTGGTGACCCTGCCGGCAATGGCCGACCAAACCAATCTCTTCGTGCGAGTGCTGCCTCAAAAAGGCATCGTCTATTCGACATGCACCAACGTCTGGCGGATCAAAACCGACAAAAACGCAACATTGCTCGCCATGGCCGGACCGGACCAAAAAATACCTATCCCTTACAAAACCTATTTGGGTAAGATATTCAAATGGAACGCAGGGACAGTCAACCTGGGCCTTGTCGACCATTTCAAAGTCCGTGTCGAGGAAAAGGCGGCTGGCCAGGTCACTGTCTTTAACACACCGGGGAAAGCCTTGGAAAAAGAAATTGTCGATCAGTTAATGTATGATGACCACGAGGGCATAGAGGTGAGCGTGCTGGCTGTCGGTCCCCTGGGCGCTGAAACCGAATTGTCCCCTGAATTCAGCTATACCATATGTCAGGACCAGCCCTTTCCTAAATTCCCTAACGACAACGACAAAATAGACCCTGCACTGCCCGTGACGATGACGTGGGAACCGAGTATGTGGCAGGAACCCAATGAACAGTATCTGGTCACGATCCTTATTAACGGAAACCCGGTGAACGGCTTTAACAATGCCCCGACCACGTCGACCTCGATGGTATTGCCAGCAGGGACACTCGATAATGGAAAAAACTACACGCTTATCATCAAAAACTCTGGAAGCTGCCCCGGGCTCGACCCATGGACAGTATTATTCTCAACGATCGCAGGCGCCAACAACAACCCGCCGGCCACTCCTACGAAAGATTTAAGCATTCAGCTCAGTGGTTTCAGGAATGAGCTAAACCCTTCCGATCCATTTTCGTTTGAAAATGCGGATTACATACTGGGATTCGAAATCCTGGA harbors:
- a CDS encoding helix-turn-helix transcriptional regulator translates to MKDEKIPIGDNIRLARNRLGYSQEYVATRLHISKQRYRQLENEEQESITIGRLAEIALILETDIETLLSLHKVKFTKKHIPPGDSHVLHQLIQTQQELILVLQGKISSE
- a CDS encoding M4 family metallopeptidase; the protein is MNRFLLLAFYCLWVSCISVDAQPIYNQKNITQDVLTEHYDNPVPMQVMEYSTDQNGTIIERRLEILPENGLPSARVRIINDQFEEIPLVNQPPFDALFDNGLFDIQHCVDAATLLFGTEVALKVIKDKFGWSGLDNQGVNGKAIIWNIMAPNSPSIIASPYYSLISKEFNYLTNGTEADKLTHIEAVTHELVHGIINAKIGDENSLGLDPCGERKVVAEALCDILGLYVRNEYEQNSPALYIWTLSQGYIFPGRSFDNPNSNGQPDTYYGSYYANSCPGNGTFIEHQNATVIDHWYYLLASGTVGTETNDLGYSYKFNGIGVNKAIQIVWKCLDYIGKHTSFSDLKKASLTIAEQLYGLHSIEYLAVVDAWCAVGICENNLGPFYMSPAHGAAGVEPWPGVKVNVIWEGKPVTKWEVQMDTDIAFSNPQTVVITNFTTVINPDGGAAYSGFATGYFAPGERVYARARIIEAEPDFCKGYNPLCVLYQQYGPAHAFTLDDKKVQFWHLLPLNYWTANPWNSPTIQWKSVPNAQQYTFEVSEDDAFTKIIYTETVPSSGNFSESGTISTVLEAGTTLFTRVRAENANSPQVIENVGEWSDMDTIKVMFPRTSVYQALNQMPGDPPTAVSTLGFWVGWLPYPGTSHYVIQIATDPAFANIVRTQNAAGNLTAVEMLLPAAPDKSNFFVRVLPQKGSVFGVCDHVWRIQTDGHAVLPKMKGPPNGSVFPFNAFAATFEWQGGSLNLNLVKGFEFHFKKKNSNLTSIFPTGKVFDILIKDPLLFDNPQGFEVAVLAVNELGAKSALSAPFSYTICPDHPAVFFPGDLGKVDPTLDFNVQWHHSASFPPGSQYLVTIMEGVTPLPGFNNKPTTQNFMLVPAGKLTNGKSYTVTVKNSSSCAGILLPKTFFNAVGSGGSNQPQPPKLVDFQIDLKGFRNDPDGTVFPPEFGTSNYEIGIELFDPNGTPLGLHDPTNGNAVTYLEVDSQNSGVILVGDQKPQGKYKLRLKMKAIFDPLLYYPFDQPWFSVSLNGQVIVSKHIITVDFVDPASLFNEWQVGFQFADIVLDVK
- a CDS encoding M4 family metallopeptidase encodes the protein MYYNYSRRITAAALLFLLNSLASFAQQKNVDRSIMTFYDGLQTIRVLEYVEPAPGTNKIYRLETLAENGFPAIVLTSNVQMGYIKFEDKLPYDNVFNDNASPFTSAEGAQTLYSFQSIMKAFDSRFGWKGMDGTGTATVYAIMGDAQKYPLSASASYTTNGISDNFLFIKEVNGVKNFNNGIETVAHEFLHAIMRYKRGFENYNPDKCAEMHSIEEGLADIFGIYIHNKVKQTPPQNFDWKFQGYNATLANPKGFLFPDTYNGEYYKNDCHLTFAPHPNGGVLYKWSYLLSEGFPGSAYNDLGYGYSNLTGIGIEKCIEILWQTISKIKKYTTYPALRTYTLETAGQLYGLNSTEYLAVQNAWCAVGVCDNNLPAFSMSPANATNFIDPWPTVDINLTWKNNNLVQEWEVQMSPKYDFSDSVQTVKLTNFTAVIGPNQTLMSTATAKGYFHPGKKVYARAKISQAGANFCKGLNPLCILYQKFGPTHAFGLKDKKTNFWPATKSTSVKAWKGQVTWQWVDDAERYRLQVASDSMFTALVYDGIAPYTGNFMETGEIGTDLTIGQTYYARVRAERLDLLKLKDNHGAWSDPLVITASMPSTAISQAKTQKLNDPPFEVGTLGRQVNWDPVPGASNFVVQVATDDTFNSIIWTKTVSGNLASTTMLFPPLANLTDLFVRVLPKNGPIFGVCSNVWRIKVDEAKALALMKGPPNGTTFPFKDFGVNVIEWKSGTLNMNTVDYFELVLTKKPSGVTATFPTQGKKFDFLIQDPLLLNDNGLQASVIAVNALGAKTAQSLPFDYNICPDHPAVFFPGDLGKVDPTKDFKVEWFPSQSFAVGSQYLLTIKDGGVAIPGFKDKPTTNHFMTVPAGTLVNGKSYTVTVRNSSSCAALLVPSTFFTAVGSGGSNQPQAPKLVDFTIEIQGFRNDLDGLAWETSDYVLGIELIDPDGNVLALIDPNGASVTQLLVDSENSGVVAKGNDRPEGKYKLRLKMVNIFNPLAYYPFDQPRFSVLLNGQPVISNHVITVDFVNPASPFHEWQVGFQFGDINLDIK
- a CDS encoding M4 family metallopeptidase translates to MKHFTIASCIIFICLVCHAGFAQTLYNPKNVDKTALSFFDGSQTFRALEYTVNQDPQSEKVYRLQTLPENGFPAIMLQGINQGTSVQFEDKLPYDDQYTDNQTPYLSTEAVQIFSGFQRVMQTFDQRFTWKGSDGTGTVPIDIRMKNQFETGSKGLTYYSGNANGGYFNFERNLNDNKPFQITIDALAHEMTHSIIRYKTGIYSKRDIECSEFIAINEGICNIFGVYIRNKINNSTPQNYQWIMAPEVLSLNFDIGNPKTYLLADTYHGQYYPDSCVGANPYKASGVASRWFYLLSVGFQGTGKNDLGYTYENLAGIGVEKAIQIIWNVIPDLKAYSNYSSLKTYTLNAAELLYGLNSAEYLAVEEAWCAVGVCDNNFPFFKIYPVNTASNVEPWPGVKINFSWDDDPRVKEVEVQMSRKYDFSDNPQIIKVSNFDKLFKPGGGVVYTGNAVGSFLPDETIFVRAKITEADANFCRGVNLLCQLYQQYTPTNALILSDKKSGILAWSSRCRVYRQCME